The DNA window GGGCCTCGATGACTTCAATATCGTAATCCTCGTCAAGTGCGGCCGCGACCTTCTTTGTCATTTGCACCAAGAGGTTGACGCCTAGGCTCATGTTGCCGGCCCGGACGATGGTAGCATGGCGACCGGCGGCATTGATTTTCGACAGGTCCTCTTCGGAAAGCCCGGTCGTGCCGATGACATGGACGCAGCGGGCCTGTGCAGCAAGCGACGCGAACTCGACCGTTGCCGACGGGGCAGTAAAATCCAAAATTGCGTGCGCTCGCGAGACTTGCTCCAGCGGGTCGTCCGAGACGATGACGCCGGTCGGCGCGCCGCCCATCGCTTCTCCAACGTCCTGTCCGATCCAGGCGTGACCGGGCCGTTCCAGCACGCCGACAAGCCGGGCGCGCTCCGAGGCCGTCACGATCTCGGTCAGCATACGGCCCATGCGCCCGGAGGCACCGGTTACCACGATCCCCGGCAGGTCGGTCATGTCATTCTCCGTTTTTCTTTGCGAACTCCATAACGCGGTGATCATCGCTTGGCAAAGACAAGCGCAGGGCTTAGATGCTTTGTTATGGCAAAGAACAAGTTTCATGATGGGCCGGGGCCGTCGCAGCGGCAGTTGCGTGTCGGGGAATTAATCCGAAGGACGCTAGCCGATGTGTTGGCGCGCGGCGACATTCACGATCCAGACCTGAACCGCCTATCGGTTACCGTGGGCGAGGTGCGAACCTCTCCGGACCTTAAGGTTGCGACGGCCTATGTCCTTCCGCTTGGTGGGCATGGCAAGGATGACGTGCTGGAGCTTCTGGGCCGCAACAAAGGCGAGTTACGCAGGATCATTGGCAAGAAGGTCGGTCTGAAGTTTGCTCCGGAACTGAGGTTCCGGTTGGATGAAACCTTCGACCAGCTTGATGAGACACGACGCCTGTTCGCGCAGGACGCCGTGCGGCGCGACGTCGAGAGCTGATCCCGTGTGGCGCGGGGTTCTCGTCGCACTAGTGCTGATGGCAGGCGCCGCCAGCGCCGTGGAGTGCCAACAGATCAGCTATGATGGCGCACGCTACACGACCTGCAAGGTCGATGTGGGAAGGGAAAAGCTGCGCCTATTCCTGAACGATCCGATGACAGGCGAGCCGTTGGGCAGCTTCTCGAGTGTCGAGCGCCAGGTGCGCGCCGCAGGTGGAAAGTTGTTGTTCGCGATGAATGCGGGCATGTATCATCAGGATCGCAGCCCGGTCGGCCATTATGTTGAGGCAGGCAAGGAAACGAACCCCTTGGTGACACGCGACGGTCCGGGCAATTTCGGATTATTGCCAAATGGTGTATTCTGCGTGCAGGCCAACCGGGCTGATGTGTTCGAGACCCAACGCTTTGACCGCGAAAAGCCTGCTTGTCGCTTTGCCAGCCAATCGGGTCCGATGCTTGTGATCGACGGTCGGCTTCACCCACGGTTTCTTGAAAACAGTGAAAGCGTTTACGTGCGCAATGGCGTCGGCACTTCGGCTGACGGGCGCACTGTGTGGTTCGTGATTTCGGAGGACAAGGTCAATTTTCACACTTTTGCGCGTGTTTTTCGCGACCTTCTGAAAACACCTCAGGCGCTCTATTTCGATGGCAGCATCTCACGTCTTTACGCGCCACAGTTGGGCCGTCACGATGGCGGTTTTCCGATGGGGCCGATTGTGGGTGTCGTCGCCAAGTGACGCAGCAGTGTTCAGTTGACTTGCGTAGGGTGCCGCGATAGGCGGCTGCTTTTACGCACATCAGAGGCAAGACAGTCATGGGGCGCAAACGCAAGGGACGCGATATTTCGGGCTGGTTGATCGTAGACAAACCGGCGGGCCTCACCTCGACAGCGGTTGTCAACAAGGTGCGCTGGGCCTTTCAGGCGAAAAAAGCGGGCCACGCCGGAACATTGGACCCCGAAGCGACTGGCGTGCTTGCCGTCGCGTTGGGCGAGGCGACGAAAACCGTGCCGTTCATCACTGACGCGCTGAAATGTTACCGCTTTCTCGTGAGGCTGGGGCAGGCCACCAATACCGACGATGCCGAAGGTGAGGTGATCTCCGAAAGCAGACAGCGGCCGAGCGACGATAAGGTCAAGGCTGCGCTGTCTGGTTTTGTGGGCGATATCCAGCAAGTTCCGCCAAAGTTCTCGGCCGTGAAAATAGACGGCGAACGCGCCTACAAACGCGCCAGGGATGGCGAGGATTTCGAGGTGTCCGCGCGTCCGCTATGGGTGGAACAACTATTGCTGACCGATCGGCCGGATGCCGACACGGTCGAGCTAGAACTGGTCTGTGGCAAAGGCGGCTACGTGCGCTCTATCGCGCGGGACCTCGGCGAAGCGCTGGGCTGTTACGGACATGTCGCTTGGCTGCGCCGGGTATGGTCCGGGCCTTTTCGAGCTGAGCATGGCGTGACGATACAGGAGGTCGAGGCACTGGCCCACGATCTGAAGCTGGACGAATATCTGCGACCGCTGGAAGAGGGCCTGAGTGATCTGCCGCGCGTCAACTGCAACGAGATGAGCGCAGCGCGGCTTCGGCACGGAAACCCGGCGCCAGTCATCGGAGCGGACGTCGAATATGGCGACGAGTGCTGGGCTGCGCTCAAAGGCCAAGCTG is part of the Roseovarius sp. THAF9 genome and encodes:
- the rbfA gene encoding 30S ribosome-binding factor RbfA, whose amino-acid sequence is MAKNKFHDGPGPSQRQLRVGELIRRTLADVLARGDIHDPDLNRLSVTVGEVRTSPDLKVATAYVLPLGGHGKDDVLELLGRNKGELRRIIGKKVGLKFAPELRFRLDETFDQLDETRRLFAQDAVRRDVES
- the dapB gene encoding 4-hydroxy-tetrahydrodipicolinate reductase gives rise to the protein MTDLPGIVVTGASGRMGRMLTEIVTASERARLVGVLERPGHAWIGQDVGEAMGGAPTGVIVSDDPLEQVSRAHAILDFTAPSATVEFASLAAQARCVHVIGTTGLSEEDLSKINAAGRHATIVRAGNMSLGVNLLVQMTKKVAAALDEDYDIEVIEAHHNQKVDAPSGTALMLGQAAADGRGVSLEQNADRGRDGITGARTRGHIGFSAIRGGDIVGEHDVMFATAGERIVLRHIASDRAVFARGALKAALWGQGRKPGEYDMLDVLGLKEN
- the truB gene encoding tRNA pseudouridine(55) synthase TruB; translated protein: MGRKRKGRDISGWLIVDKPAGLTSTAVVNKVRWAFQAKKAGHAGTLDPEATGVLAVALGEATKTVPFITDALKCYRFLVRLGQATNTDDAEGEVISESRQRPSDDKVKAALSGFVGDIQQVPPKFSAVKIDGERAYKRARDGEDFEVSARPLWVEQLLLTDRPDADTVELELVCGKGGYVRSIARDLGEALGCYGHVAWLRRVWSGPFRAEHGVTIQEVEALAHDLKLDEYLRPLEEGLSDLPRVNCNEMSAARLRHGNPAPVIGADVEYGDECWAALKGQAVAVGHIKGGELYPSRVFNQGPVSQ
- a CDS encoding phosphodiester glycosidase family protein, with the protein product MAGAASAVECQQISYDGARYTTCKVDVGREKLRLFLNDPMTGEPLGSFSSVERQVRAAGGKLLFAMNAGMYHQDRSPVGHYVEAGKETNPLVTRDGPGNFGLLPNGVFCVQANRADVFETQRFDREKPACRFASQSGPMLVIDGRLHPRFLENSESVYVRNGVGTSADGRTVWFVISEDKVNFHTFARVFRDLLKTPQALYFDGSISRLYAPQLGRHDGGFPMGPIVGVVAK